The following are encoded in a window of Cycloclasticus pugetii PS-1 genomic DNA:
- a CDS encoding PHA/PHB synthase family protein: MEHRDPSKSVNTLDRIIHAAEGKITAGISPTSMMLAYIDWAIHLANSPGKQGELIKKAMKKNSRFLSYVVKCLTHLGNDVDNQRCIEPLPQDKRFESDAWKRLPFSLYAQSFLLTQQWWHNAITGVNGVSKHHENVVSFTTRQLLDVISPSNFLLTNPDLLKVTEQEGGQNLVRGMQNLLEDWGRSSRGEGPVGIEAFKIGENLATTPGKVVYSNHLIELIQYSPTTDKVYAEPILFVPAWIMKYYIMDLSEHNSMVKFLVDNGYTVFMISWKNPTEEDRDLTLENYIDLGVGHALEQVSSVIPNKKIHTVGYCLGGTLLTLVAAALAKEDNSIIGSITLFAAQTDFSEAGELMLFIDHSQVAYLEDMMWEQGYLDTKQMKGAFQLLRSNDLIWSRVLHDYLLGQRAPMNDLMAWNSDATRMPYKMHSEYLEQLFMNNDFSEHRYKVHGKPVSLGDIDCPLFVVGAEKDHVAPWKSVYKIKHLTRTEVTFLLTSGGHNAGIISQPGHPNRHYRVSLKKKSDKYLSPDKWLESTGVKEGSWWLEWERWLVSKNEAEKVAPPKMGIKGSVAKSLIDAPGHYVLEH; this comes from the coding sequence ATGGAACATAGAGACCCTAGTAAAAGTGTTAACACGTTAGACCGTATTATTCACGCTGCTGAAGGAAAAATAACGGCGGGGATTTCACCAACATCAATGATGTTAGCTTATATCGATTGGGCTATACATTTGGCTAATTCGCCTGGGAAACAAGGCGAGCTGATTAAAAAAGCGATGAAAAAAAATAGCCGCTTTTTGAGTTATGTTGTTAAGTGTTTGACTCACCTTGGAAATGATGTGGACAACCAGCGTTGTATAGAACCGTTGCCACAAGATAAGCGCTTTGAATCAGATGCATGGAAGAGATTACCGTTTTCACTTTATGCTCAGTCATTTTTATTGACTCAGCAGTGGTGGCACAACGCGATAACGGGTGTTAATGGTGTTTCTAAGCATCATGAGAATGTTGTTTCGTTTACGACACGCCAGTTGCTGGATGTGATCTCTCCCTCAAATTTTTTGCTGACAAACCCGGATTTATTAAAGGTCACCGAACAAGAAGGGGGGCAAAACTTAGTAAGGGGAATGCAAAACCTCTTGGAAGATTGGGGACGAAGTAGCAGGGGTGAAGGCCCTGTCGGTATTGAAGCATTCAAAATAGGGGAAAACCTAGCCACAACGCCAGGGAAGGTTGTGTATAGCAATCACTTGATTGAATTGATTCAATATAGCCCGACGACTGACAAGGTTTATGCGGAGCCGATTCTTTTTGTGCCAGCTTGGATTATGAAGTACTACATCATGGATTTATCTGAACATAATTCAATGGTTAAGTTCTTGGTCGATAATGGGTATACGGTTTTTATGATTTCTTGGAAGAACCCAACAGAGGAAGATCGTGATTTAACACTAGAAAATTATATAGACTTGGGTGTAGGGCATGCATTAGAGCAAGTTTCATCAGTGATACCGAATAAAAAAATTCATACAGTTGGTTATTGTTTAGGAGGGACCTTATTAACATTGGTTGCCGCAGCATTGGCTAAAGAAGATAACAGTATCATTGGTTCAATTACGTTATTTGCTGCACAGACTGATTTCTCTGAGGCTGGAGAGTTAATGCTTTTTATTGACCACAGTCAGGTTGCTTACTTAGAGGATATGATGTGGGAACAAGGTTACCTAGATACAAAACAGATGAAGGGAGCATTCCAGTTATTGCGCTCCAATGATTTAATCTGGTCAAGGGTATTACATGATTATTTGTTGGGGCAACGCGCACCAATGAATGACTTAATGGCTTGGAATAGCGATGCAACAAGAATGCCTTACAAAATGCACTCTGAGTATCTTGAACAGCTTTTCATGAATAATGATTTTTCAGAACATCGTTACAAGGTCCATGGTAAACCTGTTTCTTTAGGGGATATTGATTGTCCGCTCTTTGTTGTAGGAGCGGAGAAGGACCATGTGGCACCATGGAAATCAGTATACAAAATCAAACACTTAACGCGTACAGAAGTGACCTTTTTACTGACTAGTGGTGGACATAATGCAGGGATCATTAGTCAGCCTGGTCACCCAAACCGTCATTACCGTGTTTCATTAAAGAAAAAAAGTGATAAGTACCTTTCACCTGATAAATGGTTGGAGTCAACAGGTGTTAAAGAAGGTTCATGGTGGTTGGAATGGGAGCGCTGGTTGGTCAGTAAAAATGAGGCGGAAAAGGTCGCACCACCAAAAATGGGTATAAAGGGTAGCGTGGCTAAAAGCTTGATAGATGCTCCAGGACATTATGTTTTAGAACATTAA
- a CDS encoding monovalent cation:proton antiporter-2 (CPA2) family protein → MSSGYLEDLIILLVAAVAVVPICQTLKLGAVPGFLIAGLAVGPSGLGLIHNLSEIRHFAEIGIAFLLFVIGIELKPSRLWQMKRMVFGLGTLQVLITGLVLVAVSYYVFEVPLQAAAIIGPALALSSTAFVLQLLSEQRLLKSTYGRTSFSILLLQDLAVVPLLALVSLLGVSEISMGDDIGLALAESVFTLLMVILFGRYFLHPVLHRIALTKIPEVFTASAILVVLGVSLIAEKVGLSMAMGAFIVGMLMSDSSYKHQVISEIKPFRGLLLGLFFMTMGMSLNLGLLIDQPLLSMGLVALLIGIKILILFPLTYMFGLSKGKSLAVSLVLAQSGEFALVLFSLSLDSGILAPALHQQLLLVILISLLVTPILAECARKVVTKKKLIGINPSEVPKSSPIILAGFGRVGHRIGDILKLAGKPFVAIDIDPNIVRKSQANNLPVYYGDVCNKGLLDSVGVGDSRIVIVTVNDMETSKLIVGSLRQTYPDLAIYVRGGNSLECTQLLEVGASAAVSDTIEASIELAGMGLTSLKVAEKEKKSILTNYAKHYYEQIKLAKKY, encoded by the coding sequence ATGTCATCGGGTTATCTTGAAGATTTAATTATTCTACTGGTGGCTGCCGTAGCGGTGGTGCCGATATGCCAAACGTTAAAACTGGGTGCTGTTCCTGGCTTTTTGATTGCAGGTTTAGCTGTTGGTCCATCCGGCCTAGGGCTCATTCATAATCTATCTGAAATCCGTCACTTTGCTGAAATAGGCATAGCCTTTCTTTTATTTGTGATTGGGATTGAGCTTAAGCCGTCGCGACTCTGGCAGATGAAACGAATGGTTTTTGGTTTAGGTACGCTCCAAGTGCTGATAACAGGCTTGGTCCTTGTTGCAGTGAGTTACTATGTTTTTGAAGTTCCATTACAAGCAGCAGCTATTATTGGTCCGGCATTAGCGCTGTCATCAACAGCTTTTGTTTTGCAACTTTTAAGTGAACAACGTTTGTTGAAATCAACATACGGTAGAACATCATTTTCGATTCTCCTTCTTCAGGATTTGGCCGTTGTGCCGTTACTGGCATTGGTCAGTCTTTTAGGCGTGTCAGAAATAAGTATGGGGGATGATATTGGTTTAGCGCTGGCAGAGTCTGTATTTACTCTGTTGATGGTGATTTTATTTGGGCGCTATTTTTTACACCCTGTTCTTCATCGGATTGCGTTAACAAAAATTCCAGAAGTGTTTACGGCGTCAGCTATATTGGTTGTTCTTGGTGTGTCGTTGATTGCCGAGAAGGTTGGCTTATCAATGGCGATGGGCGCGTTTATAGTTGGTATGCTGATGTCTGATTCCTCCTATAAACATCAGGTTATTTCTGAAATTAAACCGTTTAGAGGGCTGCTATTGGGGTTGTTTTTTATGACAATGGGGATGTCATTAAACCTTGGTTTGCTGATTGATCAGCCGTTGCTTTCAATGGGGCTAGTTGCGTTATTGATTGGTATTAAAATACTGATTTTATTCCCATTAACTTATATGTTTGGTTTAAGTAAGGGGAAAAGCTTAGCGGTTTCATTGGTTTTGGCTCAAAGTGGTGAATTTGCATTGGTGCTGTTTTCCTTATCACTAGACTCAGGCATTTTAGCGCCGGCCCTTCATCAACAACTGTTATTAGTGATCTTAATTAGTTTATTAGTCACGCCAATATTGGCCGAATGTGCAAGAAAGGTGGTGACGAAGAAGAAATTGATAGGAATAAACCCTTCCGAAGTGCCTAAATCATCGCCAATAATACTAGCGGGTTTTGGTCGTGTTGGGCATCGGATAGGAGATATTCTAAAGTTAGCGGGAAAGCCCTTTGTTGCTATTGATATCGACCCTAATATTGTTCGAAAATCTCAAGCGAATAACCTTCCGGTCTATTATGGAGATGTTTGTAATAAAGGATTGCTTGATTCAGTTGGTGTCGGAGATTCGCGCATAGTCATTGTGACGGTTAATGATATGGAAACATCAAAATTAATTGTTGGGTCTTTACGGCAAACTTACCCAGATTTAGCGATTTACGTTAGGGGCGGCAATTCATTAGAGTGTACCCAGTTATTAGAAGTAGGGGCCTCAGCAGCTGTATCAGACACCATAGAAGCGAGCATTGAATTGGCTGGGATGGGGTTAACTTCATTAAAGGTAGCGGAAAAAGAAAAGAAAAGTATTCTGACCAACTACGCTAAACATTATTATGAGCAAATAAAACTAGCGAAGAAATACTAG
- a CDS encoding sensor domain-containing diguanylate cyclase, with protein MEKPIIPDNEQSRLKALHSLNVLDTPPEERFDRLTRLAKRMFNVPIALVSLVDENRQWFKSCVGLSVCETPRDISFCGHTILGNDIFIVPDTLVDPRFADNPLVLNDPFIRFYAGCPLRHLDGSMLGTLCIIDQEPRDISQEDLDILNDLADLASRELMAIELATLDELTKISNRRGFIKLAEHSLTICTRQNIPVSIAFLDLNSFKPINDTFGHAEGDTALIAFAELMKKSFRKSDVFARIGGDEFAILLTDTFAQPAEKTMARFRRALRLYNKTANRGYNIEFSEGIIPINLEQTPSIESLLNQADSLMYQQKNTSRK; from the coding sequence ATGGAAAAACCAATCATTCCGGATAATGAGCAAAGCCGTCTCAAAGCACTTCATTCACTCAATGTCTTAGACACCCCGCCAGAAGAGCGGTTTGACCGTTTAACACGCCTAGCTAAACGCATGTTTAATGTTCCCATTGCTCTGGTCAGCCTTGTAGATGAAAACCGTCAATGGTTCAAATCTTGTGTTGGCCTTAGTGTCTGTGAAACACCCCGAGATATTTCGTTTTGTGGGCATACTATTTTGGGTAATGACATTTTCATCGTCCCTGACACACTGGTTGACCCACGTTTTGCAGATAACCCACTCGTGCTAAATGACCCGTTCATTCGTTTCTATGCTGGTTGCCCACTAAGGCACTTAGACGGCAGTATGTTGGGCACGTTATGTATTATTGATCAAGAGCCCAGAGATATTAGTCAAGAAGACTTAGATATCTTGAATGATCTTGCTGACCTTGCATCACGCGAACTGATGGCTATCGAACTAGCAACGCTTGATGAACTCACAAAAATATCTAACCGAAGAGGCTTTATTAAATTAGCTGAACATAGTCTAACAATATGCACCCGCCAAAATATTCCTGTTTCGATTGCTTTTCTAGACCTCAATAGTTTTAAACCCATTAATGATACATTTGGACATGCTGAAGGAGACACTGCGCTAATTGCCTTTGCTGAATTAATGAAAAAATCATTCAGGAAGTCTGACGTGTTTGCACGGATAGGAGGTGATGAATTCGCTATTTTATTAACTGACACCTTCGCTCAACCTGCCGAAAAAACAATGGCCCGTTTTCGTCGTGCTCTAAGGCTATACAATAAAACAGCCAATCGTGGTTATAACATTGAATTCAGTGAAGGTATAATCCCCATTAATCTAGAACAAACCCCATCAATAGAGTCTTTATTAAACCAAGCCGACTCATTAATGTACCAACAAAAAAATACGTCCCGTAAATAA
- a CDS encoding EAL domain-containing protein — MLAINTILIAEDIEDDRLMLMTLLKGHGYQTVGAENGQDAMDKLAKQNFDLIISDILMPEMDGYRFCLSTKSDERYQKIPFVFYSATFTEDVDEALAKEVGADLFIAKPTDPEQFIIQIKNIVSPVDKKIQIEPAVSRTNETNLTKQYNQSLSTKLAIQAIDLKASEIKYKTLFDTSQSAIIICDDKTLIDCNTTSLKLFGCRHRDQFIGTKITEWSASTQLDGSDTILTAERYINLALQQQKQSFEWRLKKLNGELFPASVELSSMVIDNQLLIQATVHDISLRKRNEQQEKLHKEVLRQLLDSHNLSTVMEQIATGLEHEIPNTRCSILLADPKNQLSLIAAPSMPDSYQQAISQSFTESSNCLYKQAIQQGRKVIEHIPTSSEQPTDYKIMSETGFNACWLEPIDLSSSDDTCVIAIHFRDKAMPMTTQNIELFSFYVKLIEIAIQRYEANKQLNLANAIFQHSVEAMLLIDKDYKIITANPSFTTVTGYSVEEVIGKTPHILRSGRHDEKFYDKMWKSLADTGQWQGEVWHKRKNGEHYTEWLTITTIYDDNGEVLQRAALFSDITEKKKMDELLIKQANHDSLTKLPNRNLLKTRISEEITKYHRTKIPFAVLFADLDHFKEVNDSLGHDLGDLLLIDAAKRISECVRETDLLARLGGDEFTIVMTDLNNPHSVERVANAIIESLSRPFKLDTEIAYVSASIGIAFYPDDGDSIVDLLRHADQAMYYAKAQGKGRFCYFTKTMQENANYRASILNDLRTALPSNQLELYYQPIISLKTNTVIKAEALLRWNHPQRDIISPLQFIPIAEESGLIIDIGDWVFQQALAQLKHWRQHFQADFQVSINKSPVQFKSLSQHADWMDTLSRASNYPEPGLVVEITESLLLQEDPNIMLQFKQMQHNGVKLSLDDFGTGYSSLSYLNKFGFDFLKIDKSFTQEIVENSDKRELCNAIIVMAHALGIEVVAEGIETLAQQDLLSEMGCDYGQGYLYSKPVPVKKFEQILQNGLVK; from the coding sequence ATGTTAGCTATAAACACCATTTTAATTGCAGAAGATATCGAAGATGATCGGTTGATGCTGATGACCCTTTTAAAAGGGCATGGCTACCAAACCGTTGGCGCAGAAAATGGTCAAGATGCGATGGATAAATTGGCTAAACAAAATTTTGACCTGATTATCAGCGATATCTTAATGCCAGAAATGGACGGGTACCGCTTTTGCCTGTCTACTAAGTCTGATGAACGCTATCAAAAGATTCCTTTTGTTTTTTATTCAGCAACCTTTACTGAAGATGTTGATGAAGCTTTAGCAAAAGAAGTTGGCGCCGATTTATTCATCGCCAAACCAACAGACCCTGAGCAATTTATCATTCAAATTAAAAATATAGTCTCACCCGTTGATAAAAAAATTCAAATAGAACCCGCTGTCTCGCGCACAAATGAAACCAATTTAACGAAGCAATACAACCAAAGCCTCTCAACCAAGCTTGCAATTCAGGCCATAGACCTTAAAGCGTCTGAAATTAAATACAAAACCTTGTTTGATACGTCTCAATCCGCCATCATCATTTGTGATGATAAAACGCTCATAGATTGCAACACAACTTCTTTAAAGCTCTTTGGCTGTCGTCACCGAGACCAGTTTATTGGCACCAAGATAACCGAATGGTCTGCCAGCACTCAACTAGACGGTTCAGATACAATCTTAACCGCTGAACGTTATATTAACTTAGCTCTTCAACAACAAAAGCAGTCTTTCGAATGGCGTTTAAAAAAGCTCAATGGCGAGCTATTTCCTGCATCCGTCGAGCTCAGCTCAATGGTTATTGATAACCAGTTACTAATCCAGGCTACCGTTCATGACATAAGCCTACGTAAACGAAATGAGCAGCAAGAAAAGCTACACAAAGAAGTACTTAGACAATTATTGGACTCTCACAATCTGTCTACCGTCATGGAGCAAATTGCCACTGGGTTAGAACATGAAATCCCAAACACTCGCTGTAGCATATTATTAGCCGACCCTAAGAACCAATTATCTCTAATAGCGGCCCCTTCAATGCCCGATAGTTACCAACAAGCTATTAGCCAAAGCTTTACAGAGTCCAGCAACTGCTTATATAAGCAAGCAATACAGCAAGGCCGGAAAGTCATAGAGCATATTCCCACCAGTAGCGAGCAGCCAACTGACTATAAAATAATGTCCGAAACAGGGTTTAATGCCTGCTGGTTAGAACCCATCGACCTCTCATCATCAGACGACACTTGCGTTATTGCTATACATTTTCGCGACAAAGCAATGCCTATGACGACTCAAAATATTGAGTTATTTTCTTTTTATGTCAAATTAATTGAAATCGCTATTCAACGATACGAAGCTAATAAGCAACTAAACCTAGCCAATGCCATTTTCCAACATTCTGTTGAGGCCATGTTGTTAATTGATAAAGACTATAAAATTATTACCGCTAACCCCTCTTTTACTACCGTGACGGGATACTCTGTTGAAGAAGTAATTGGTAAAACCCCTCATATTTTAAGATCAGGTCGGCACGATGAAAAATTTTACGACAAGATGTGGAAATCATTGGCTGATACTGGCCAATGGCAAGGGGAAGTCTGGCATAAACGGAAAAATGGCGAACATTACACAGAATGGCTAACGATAACAACTATTTACGATGATAACGGCGAGGTACTTCAGCGTGCGGCATTATTTTCAGACATTACCGAAAAGAAAAAAATGGATGAGCTGCTTATTAAACAGGCCAATCATGACAGCCTAACAAAATTGCCAAACCGCAACCTGTTAAAAACACGCATTAGTGAAGAAATAACCAAATATCATCGAACTAAAATTCCGTTTGCCGTGCTTTTTGCAGATTTAGATCATTTTAAAGAAGTTAATGACTCATTAGGACATGATCTCGGTGATTTATTATTGATTGACGCGGCAAAACGTATTTCTGAGTGTGTCCGCGAAACCGACTTGCTCGCTAGACTAGGCGGCGATGAGTTTACCATCGTTATGACGGACTTAAACAACCCGCACAGTGTAGAGCGCGTCGCTAATGCTATTATTGAATCATTAAGCCGGCCGTTTAAGCTCGATACAGAAATTGCTTATGTGTCCGCTAGCATAGGCATTGCCTTTTACCCTGATGATGGAGACAGCATCGTTGATTTATTAAGGCATGCAGACCAAGCAATGTATTACGCAAAAGCTCAGGGGAAAGGTCGTTTTTGTTACTTCACCAAAACCATGCAAGAAAATGCAAATTATCGGGCCTCTATTTTAAATGACCTACGTACTGCATTACCGTCAAATCAGTTAGAGCTCTATTATCAGCCCATTATCTCGCTAAAAACTAACACTGTTATAAAAGCAGAAGCCTTATTACGCTGGAATCACCCACAAAGAGACATTATTAGTCCGCTACAGTTTATCCCTATTGCAGAAGAGTCTGGCCTAATCATAGATATTGGCGATTGGGTGTTTCAACAGGCGTTAGCCCAACTAAAGCATTGGCGTCAACATTTTCAAGCTGACTTCCAAGTGAGTATTAACAAATCGCCTGTGCAGTTTAAATCACTCAGTCAACACGCCGATTGGATGGACACCTTAAGTCGAGCATCAAACTACCCAGAACCTGGCTTAGTCGTTGAAATCACCGAAAGTCTATTACTCCAAGAAGACCCAAACATAATGTTGCAATTTAAACAAATGCAGCATAACGGCGTAAAACTGTCCCTAGATGACTTTGGAACCGGTTACTCATCACTGTCCTATTTAAATAAATTTGGCTTTGACTTCTTAAAAATAGACAAATCCTTTACCCAAGAAATTGTTGAAAACAGTGACAAACGTGAGTTATGTAATGCCATTATTGTTATGGCTCACGCCCTCGGTATAGAAGTTGTCGCAGAAGGTATTGAAACATTAGCACAACAAGACTTATTAAGTGAAATGGGCTGTGACTATGGTCAAGGCTACCTTTACTCTAAACCTGTGCCCGTTAAAAAGTTTGAACAAATCCTACAAAATGGTCTAGTAAAGTAG
- a CDS encoding response regulator yields the protein MKTILIVDDNPDNRYLITYILKNNAFLTIEAVNGTQAVNKALDEQPDLILMDIQLPDMSGLEATQQIKQSTPHRHIPVVALTSYALDGDKDKALKAGCSGYIEKPINPDTIIDQIHQALASC from the coding sequence ATGAAAACTATTTTAATTGTCGATGATAACCCTGATAACCGTTACCTTATTACCTACATCCTAAAAAACAATGCCTTTCTAACCATTGAAGCTGTTAATGGTACACAGGCGGTTAACAAAGCGCTGGATGAGCAACCTGACTTAATCTTAATGGATATACAGCTACCTGATATGAGTGGCTTAGAAGCGACACAACAAATTAAACAATCCACACCCCATCGCCACATTCCCGTCGTTGCATTAACGTCTTATGCTCTAGATGGCGATAAGGATAAAGCCCTCAAAGCAGGGTGTTCTGGTTATATCGAAAAACCCATTAACCCAGACACTATCATCGATCAAATCCACCAAGCATTAGCGTCATGTTAG
- a CDS encoding ATP-binding response regulator, producing MTMQTILVVDDLSENLELLSRILQREGYKVLSAVNGEDALAQLTTSNHIDLIISDILMPIMDGYEFCRQVQQNDRFCSIPFIFYTATYTDEKDKEFGLKLGANRFLIKPQKTQDLLNIIKEELAKPFKVEKNNITPDAKSPLIESEQQYLRQYSSRLVHKLEDKLLELEQKNTDLEEEMAKQLQLKQHIELLNADLERRVASRTKDLLSANQKLLEMDQIKSMFIASMSHELRTPLNSIIGFTGIMLQGMSGEITDEQAKQLGIVKKSASHLLTLINDVIDVSKIESGVVSITNHNFDLIELIKDVIQILSKACLDKQLTIRSNLPESFSCFSDKRRIKQILINLLDNAIKFSNEGEIAISLTQRESFFTVTFSDTGIGISDDDANKLFLPFSKLNPTQANNPRGKGTGLGLYLSQRLANKLGGQITMTSEPNKGSNFSLTLPIGGASK from the coding sequence ATGACCATGCAAACTATTCTAGTCGTCGATGATCTTTCAGAAAACTTGGAGTTATTGTCACGCATTTTACAACGAGAGGGGTATAAGGTCCTCAGCGCTGTGAATGGTGAAGATGCCTTAGCACAACTCACTACGTCTAACCATATTGATTTAATTATCAGCGATATTTTAATGCCCATTATGGACGGTTACGAGTTTTGCAGACAAGTTCAGCAAAATGATCGTTTTTGCTCCATCCCCTTCATTTTCTATACGGCCACGTATACCGATGAAAAAGATAAAGAGTTTGGATTAAAACTTGGCGCAAATCGCTTTCTCATCAAACCTCAAAAAACACAAGACTTATTAAACATCATCAAAGAAGAGTTAGCCAAACCGTTTAAAGTTGAAAAGAACAACATCACACCCGATGCTAAAAGCCCGCTGATAGAATCTGAACAGCAGTATTTACGGCAATACAGCAGCCGATTAGTCCATAAACTAGAAGATAAACTGCTTGAACTCGAACAAAAAAACACCGATTTAGAAGAAGAAATGGCCAAGCAATTACAACTTAAACAGCATATTGAATTACTGAACGCTGATTTAGAACGCCGTGTTGCATCACGAACCAAAGACCTGCTCAGCGCCAATCAAAAACTACTGGAAATGGACCAAATAAAAAGCATGTTCATTGCCTCTATGAGTCATGAGCTAAGAACCCCCTTAAACTCAATCATTGGTTTCACCGGCATTATGTTGCAAGGCATGAGCGGCGAGATCACCGATGAACAAGCTAAACAACTCGGCATTGTCAAAAAGAGCGCGTCTCACTTATTAACCCTGATTAATGATGTGATAGATGTCAGTAAAATAGAGTCAGGTGTTGTGTCAATTACTAACCATAATTTTGATCTAATCGAGTTAATAAAAGACGTTATCCAAATACTCTCAAAAGCCTGTTTAGACAAGCAGTTAACTATTCGATCAAACCTACCTGAAAGCTTTTCTTGTTTTAGTGATAAGCGCCGTATTAAACAAATCCTAATTAACCTACTGGATAACGCCATTAAATTCTCCAATGAGGGAGAAATCGCCATCTCACTCACTCAAAGAGAATCGTTTTTTACCGTGACTTTCTCTGACACTGGCATCGGAATCAGCGACGATGATGCCAACAAACTTTTTTTACCGTTTAGCAAACTCAACCCAACTCAAGCCAACAATCCACGAGGTAAAGGCACTGGCTTAGGGCTTTATCTTTCACAACGATTAGCTAACAAACTTGGTGGACAAATAACCATGACCAGCGAACCTAATAAAGGTAGCAACTTCTCTTTAACATTACCCATTGGAGGAGCCAGCAAATGA
- a CDS encoding response regulator — MTLKILLVEDNEMNRDMLSRRLYRKGYHMILAEDGQQGVELALSVSPDVILMDMNLPIIDGWQATKTIRKHEKPLGKHTPIIAVTSHAMTSDQEKAINAGCDHYEPKPINLDQLIEKIELLHAMYQSKNAEKSCD, encoded by the coding sequence ATGACACTTAAAATTCTACTGGTGGAGGATAATGAAATGAACCGTGATATGTTGAGTAGACGCTTATATAGAAAAGGCTACCACATGATCCTTGCTGAAGATGGTCAACAAGGAGTTGAGTTAGCCCTGTCAGTATCGCCTGATGTCATTTTAATGGATATGAATTTACCGATCATTGATGGTTGGCAGGCAACTAAAACCATTCGTAAACATGAAAAGCCGCTAGGCAAGCATACGCCTATTATCGCCGTCACCTCTCATGCTATGACATCAGATCAAGAAAAAGCCATTAATGCGGGTTGCGACCACTATGAACCCAAACCCATTAACCTAGACCAACTGATTGAAAAAATAGAGCTTTTACATGCCATGTATCAATCAAAAAACGCTGAAAAAAGTTGTGATTAA